AAGCCCTGCCTTCCCCAGGACCTGGAGAACAAGATCCGCAACATGCTCAAACCCAGCAAGGCGAAGCCTCGCTCGGGTCAGGAGTAACCCGGGCTGCCGCCTCGCAGTGTCCATGGGTGGACACTCGGATGCGGCACCCTGCGCCGGGACGGGCTCCCGCGGGCCCCCCGGTTGACCCCTGGACGCGGGAAACGTAGGCAACCCTGGTGGGCTCTCCCGCCTCGTCCTCTCCACCCGACGCGTGGACTCCTCCCGAGGAGTTCGACGAATACCGCATCGTGCGGCCGCTCGGACGGGGACGCACGGGCCGGGTGTACCTGGCGCACGACACACTCCTGGAGCGCCCCGTCGCGGTGAAGTTCATCCCGTCGCTGGGCTCCAACGCGCTGGCGCGCTTCCTGGTGGAGGCCCGCGCCGCCGCCCGCATCCAGCACCCCAACGTCGTCACCCTGTACAGGGTGGGACAGCTGGAGGATCAGCCGTACCTCATCTCGGAGTTCATCCGGGGCGTCAGCCTGGACCGGCTGGCCCGGCCCGTGCCCTGGGAGCGCGCGCTGGGCATCGGGCGGGACCTGGCCCGGGGGCTGGGCGCCGCGCACCGCCGGGGCGTGCTCCACCGCGACATCAAGCCCGGCAACGCCGTCCTCACGGAGAGCGGCGAGGTGAAGCTGCTCGACTTCGGCCTGGCCAAGCTGCTCGACCGCGCGGAGGCCGGTGAATCCACCCCGCCGCGCGCGCCCCTGCCGCCGCCGGAGCTGCCCGCGGACTGGGACCCCGAGTCCAGCCCCGCGCTGGGGGCCCGCTCGCTGGACGGCGTCTTCCTGCCGTCCCTGCCGCGCGGCGCGCTGGTGGGCACGCCCTACTACATGTCCCCGGAGGCCTGGGCCGGCGAGGAGCTCACCGCTCGCAGCGACGTGTACTCGCTGGGCGTCGTGCTCTACGAGCTGTGCGCGGGCCGGGGCCCCTTCCGTGACGTGCCCTGGCGCGAGCTGTCCGAGGCCGTGCGCACCCGCGACGTGCGCCCCCTCCTGGAGGTGGCCCCGTCGGTGGACCCGGGCTTCGCCGCCGCCATCGACAAGTGCCTCCAGCGCGACCCGGCCCAGCGCCACGCGTCCGCCGCGCAATTGCTCGACGCGCTGGAGGCGCTCACGCGCGAGGAGCTTCCGGCCGTCATCCCGGAGGGCAATCCCTACCGCGGCCTCCGCGCCTTCGAGGCCGAGCACCGGGGCCTCTTCTTCGGCCGCCGCCGCGAGCAGCGCGCCGTGCTGGAGCGGCTCAAGGCGGAGGCCTTCCTGCTGATGACGGGCGACTCCGGCGTGGGCAAGTCGTCCCTGTGCCTCGCGGGCATCCTCCCCGCCGTGGCGGACGGCGCGCTGGAGGACGGCCGGCGCTGGCGCACCGCGCGGCTCGTGCCCGGGCGCAGGCCCGTGTCCGCGCTGGCCGTGGCGCTCGCGCCGGTGCTGGAGGTGGAAGAGGAGCCGCTCGCGGAGACGCTGCGCCAGGACCCTACGTCGCTCGGCCGCAGGCTGCGCGCGAAGCTGGGCACGCAGGGCGGGCTGCTCGTCTACATGGACCAGCTGGAGGAGCTGGTGACGCTGTCCCCGCCGGAGGAGGCCGCGCTCGCGGGCGCCGCGCTGGGGTCGCTCACGGAGGCGGCCGGGGGACTGCGGCTGCTCGCCACCGGCCGCAGCGACTTCCTCACCCGCCTCACCGCCGTGCCCGGCCTGGGCCCGGAGGTGCCGCACGCGCTGTACCTCCTGCGCGCGCTCACGCCGGAGGAGACGCGCGAGGCCATCGTCGGCCCCGCGCGCGTGAAGGGCGTGCGCTTCGAATCCGAGGCCGTGGTGGACGCGCTCGTCGCCTCCACGGCGGCCTCCGACGGCGGCCTGCCGCTGCTCCAGTTCGCGCTCGCGGAGTTGTGGGACGCGCGCGACGAGTCCCGCGGCGAGATGACCCAGGCGGCGCTGGACTCGCTGGGCGGTGTGTCCGGCGCGCTCGCCCGGCACGCGGACGCCGCGGTGGCCCGCCTGCTGCCCGACCAGCGCTCGGCGGCGCGCGGGGTGATGCTGCGGCTGGTGACGGCGGATGGCACCCGCGCGCGCAAGACGGACCGCGAGCTCGTGGGCGACGACCCCCGCTACCGCGCCGCGCTGGAGGCCCTGGTGCGCGCGCGCCTGCTCGTGGCGCGCGAAGGCGAGGGTGGCACCGCTTACGAGCTGGCCCATGAAGCGCTCCTCACCGGGTGGGCCACGCTGGCGCGCTGGCTGGTGGAGGCGGGCGAGCGCCGCGAGGTGCAGGCCCGCCTGGAGGCCGCCGCCGCGCAGTGGGAGCGCCTGGGCCACGCGCGCGAGTCGCTCTGGGGCCCGCGCCAGCTGGCGGAGACGGAGCTCCTGGAGCCGTCCGAACTCACCCAGCGCGAACAGTCCTTCCTCAGCACCTCGCGCCGCACGGGCGTGCGCAGCCGCCGCCTCAAGGTGGGCCTGGCGCTGGGCTTCTTCGTGTCGCTGGGGCTCGTGTACGCGGGCCTCCAGTGGCGTGAGCGCCGCATCCTCGATACGCGCGTGCGCGGTGAGCTGGCCTCGGCCGGGTCGGAGATGGAGGCCGTGCGCCGCGAACGCGACGCGCTCCAGGCCGAGCGCGCGGAGGCCTTCCAGCTCTACGACACCGGCCACAAGGCGGACGGCGACCGGAGCTGGGCGAAGGTGGCGGGGCATGGCGCCCAGCTGTCGCACCACTTCGACGCCGTGGCGGACCGGCTGGAGCGCGCGCTGGCGCTGGCCCCCACGCGCACCGATGTTCGCGACGCGCTGGCGGACTTCCTCTACGAGCGCGCCCTGTGGGCCGAAAGCGAGCGCGAGCCCGTGCTGCCCGCGCTGCTCCAGCGCCTGCGCCTCTACGACCCCGACGGCGTGCGCTGGAGCCGCTGGAACACGCCCGCGCACCTGTCCCTCCAGGTGGACGCGCCCGGTGCCTCCGCGGAGCTGCGCCCCGTGTCTCGCGAGGCCACGGGGCCGGAGGTCGTGGGCGAGCCCCTGCCTTCCCCGGGCGCGCTCCCCTGGACCGGCCTCACCGTGCCTCCGGGGACCTACCAGCTCACCGTGCGCGCCCCGGACCACGAGGCGTCGGTGCAGCCGCTGCTGCTGACGCGCGGAGAGTCCCGGAACGTCGTCCTGCCGCTCGTCCGCGCGGGTTCGCTCCCGCCGGGGTTCGTGTACGTGCCCCCGGGCGACGTGCGCTTCGGCAGCGCCGCCGAGTCCAGCGTGCGCGACTTCTTCAACGCCACCCCGCTGCACACCGTGCCCGTGCAGGGCTTCCTCATCGCCCGCCACGAGACGACGTACGCGGACTGGCTCCAGTACCTGGCGGCCCTGCCCGCGGGCGAGCGCGCCGCGCGCCAGCCCCGCGTGGGCACGGGCGGCTACGCCGGAGGCCTGGCGCTGGAGCCGGACGGCAATGGCTGGCGGCTGCGCTTCCAACCCGGCGGCGTGCGGTACACGGCGCGGACGGGCGAGCCCGTGCGGTACGCCCGGCGCTCGCAGCGCACGGAGCAGGACTGGCGCCAGTTCCCCGTGAGCGGCATCAACTTCGCGGACGCGGAGGCCTACGTGACCTGGCTGTCCACGTCCGGCCGGGTGCCGGGGGCGCGGCTGTGCTCGGAGCTGGAGTGGGAGCGCGCCGCGCGCGGCGTGGACGGCCGCGAGTACCCCCACGGCAACCGCCTGGGCCCGGACGAGGCCAACGTGGACGTCACCTACGGTAAGGACCCGGGTGGCTTCGGCCCGGACGTCGTGGGCAGCCACCCCGCGTCCCGCAGCCCCTTCGGCGCGGACGACATGGCCGGCAACGTCTGGGAATGGACCCGCTCGTGGCTGGAGCCCGGCCGCCCGGTGGCCCGCGGGGGCAGCTTCACCTTCAACGTGACGAGCGCGCGGTCCTCCAACCGGGAGCTGCCGGAGGCCTCACTGCGCGACGTCACCGTGGGCCTGCGCGTCTGCGCGGACGCGCCCGTGTCCGGCGGCTGAGCACCACCGGACACTGAAACCCCCGGGAACCGCTGGACTCACCCTGGGGTCTCCACCAACTGGAAGCCACTGGACGCTGCAAGTGCCCGGACGGGCCGCGCGCGGTTGCCGCTCCCACCCACCGGACTGACCTTGTGCCCTGTAACGCGGTGCGGGTCGGGGTCGGGGCAGGGAAGGGGCATCCAGATGAGGACGTTGCAGCGAGTGGTCGCGGCGTGTTTCGCCGTCGTGGCGGTGGGCTGTGGCACGGAATCGTCGGAGCCCGAGGCTCCCTCCCTGCGCACGCAGGTGGCGGAGATGGTCTCCCCCAACGGGCGCAACCTCAATGGACGCAACCTCAACGGCCGCAACCTGAACAACGGCGAGCTGGGCGGCATGCTGGTGTCCGTGGCGTACGCGGGCGCCACCTCCGCCTCCGGCAAGACGCTCACCAACGTGCGGCTGCAGGGCTCCGTCTTCGTCGGCCTGGACGGCCTCAACCCCGTGACGGGCACGGGCTTCACCGGCGCCGTCTTCGTCGGCAAGCTGGGTGACGGCTCCACCCTGCCCGTGCGCGTGGACAGCATCACCCAGGGCAGCGGCGGCGACAGCGACCTGTGGTCCTACCAGGTCTCCTACCAGGGCTCGGACGGCAGCTGGCGCGCCGTGTGCCAGGACGCGAACGGCGGGGCGCTCCCCGCCATCGCCGTGGCCAACCGCTGGAACTACCTCCAGGGCGTGGCGGGCGGCGGCGAGAAGATTGAGGACTCCACCGCCTTCACCTTCGCCTGCGAGGGCGCCGCCATCGCGAAGTGCATGCACTTTGGTTACAAGCCCTGGGCCACCGTCAACGGCCAGAGCCTCGCGGGCCACCACCAGGCCTGCACCCGCATGGTGCGCGCGGACTTCTGCGGCGACGGCGCGTCGCACACCACCGACGGTCAGTGGGTCAACCTCTACGACAGCGTGGGCATCCAGGCCGACACCGAGTCCTGGAGCGTGGAGGCCGAGTGGAGCGAGGCCGGCGCGCGCTGCTTCACCTCGGAGACCCGCGCCCACGCGCCGGTGACGTGCGCGGGCTTCAACCCGATTCCCGACTGCGGCAGCACCAGCCACTTCCAGTCCGGCACCCGCCTCATCAGCGAGTCGCCCTACGGGGTCAGCGGCCTGTAACCTGTCAGGCTACAGCAATCCCAGACTTGTAACGGCTTAGGTTACAAAATCTGGAAGTCGATAAAAGTCAGAGTTTCATGTTATGAGAACGCTCCATTCGCCTCCGCGTCGCAAGGACCGGAGGCACGTGGGGCGTTTTCCGCATTCACGGAGGGGGACGGGGCCGGTGTGTCCGGGGCTCCGCGCACGGTGAGGGGGAGGGTGCCCCATCGCGAGCCTGTCGTCGCGGTATCCCCGTCGTGAGTGGAGCACACCCCATGAAGCCTGAGCTGTCCCTGCTGTGGAAGCATTCCCGGAAGCGCCTGCCGTTCGCGCTGCTGGCCTCGTCGCTGGCGGTGGGCTGTGGCCAGCCCGCCCCGGAGCCGTCCGAAACCCCCGCGCCCTCCGCGCCCCAGGCGGACTCCTCCGCCCAGGCCGTGGACCCGTCCGGCAACCTGGAGGTGGCGCTCGGGACGACCCTGCAGGCCCTGGAGGGGGACGCGGCGCGCCCGGTGGTGGAGTCCCTCTTCGCCATTCCGCAGGGCACGGCCAGCAAGTCCACCGCCACGGTGTTCCAGCTGACGCTGAAGGCGAACCGGGTGGAGAACGAGGCGTTCCGCGGCGGAACGCTGTCGATGGCGGACGGCGCGCAGCAGTTGACGTTCCGCGACGACGGCCAGGGGGGCGACGCGGTGGCGGGGGACCTGCTCTTCACGGCCTCCGGCACGTTCGACTTCGTGGCGCTCCAGGCCCAGCAGCAGCGCATTGCCCAGGCGCAGTCCCAGTCGCCCACGCAGCTGACCACGGCGGTGTTCGAGAACCGCCAGCTGGTGCGCACCGTGCCGGTGACGGCGCTGGGCACGCAGTTCCCGGTGGGCCAGCCCGTGCCCATCCAGCCCATTGGCCTGGCGTCGCTGGTGGACCCCGCGCGCTCGCTCATCATCCGCGCGCCCGCGGTCGTGAACGACGTGACGCGCACTTATGACCCGTGCACCGGCGCGGGCAACCCGACCGGCAAGTGGACGTTCAACTACCTGATGACGGAGATGGCCAACCAGCCCTTCACGGGCGTGGCCCCCTCCACCTTCGTGCGCGAGTGGCTGCGG
The sequence above is drawn from the Corallococcus sp. NCRR genome and encodes:
- a CDS encoding bifunctional serine/threonine-protein kinase/formylglycine-generating enzyme family protein, which translates into the protein MGSPASSSPPDAWTPPEEFDEYRIVRPLGRGRTGRVYLAHDTLLERPVAVKFIPSLGSNALARFLVEARAAARIQHPNVVTLYRVGQLEDQPYLISEFIRGVSLDRLARPVPWERALGIGRDLARGLGAAHRRGVLHRDIKPGNAVLTESGEVKLLDFGLAKLLDRAEAGESTPPRAPLPPPELPADWDPESSPALGARSLDGVFLPSLPRGALVGTPYYMSPEAWAGEELTARSDVYSLGVVLYELCAGRGPFRDVPWRELSEAVRTRDVRPLLEVAPSVDPGFAAAIDKCLQRDPAQRHASAAQLLDALEALTREELPAVIPEGNPYRGLRAFEAEHRGLFFGRRREQRAVLERLKAEAFLLMTGDSGVGKSSLCLAGILPAVADGALEDGRRWRTARLVPGRRPVSALAVALAPVLEVEEEPLAETLRQDPTSLGRRLRAKLGTQGGLLVYMDQLEELVTLSPPEEAALAGAALGSLTEAAGGLRLLATGRSDFLTRLTAVPGLGPEVPHALYLLRALTPEETREAIVGPARVKGVRFESEAVVDALVASTAASDGGLPLLQFALAELWDARDESRGEMTQAALDSLGGVSGALARHADAAVARLLPDQRSAARGVMLRLVTADGTRARKTDRELVGDDPRYRAALEALVRARLLVAREGEGGTAYELAHEALLTGWATLARWLVEAGERREVQARLEAAAAQWERLGHARESLWGPRQLAETELLEPSELTQREQSFLSTSRRTGVRSRRLKVGLALGFFVSLGLVYAGLQWRERRILDTRVRGELASAGSEMEAVRRERDALQAERAEAFQLYDTGHKADGDRSWAKVAGHGAQLSHHFDAVADRLERALALAPTRTDVRDALADFLYERALWAESEREPVLPALLQRLRLYDPDGVRWSRWNTPAHLSLQVDAPGASAELRPVSREATGPEVVGEPLPSPGALPWTGLTVPPGTYQLTVRAPDHEASVQPLLLTRGESRNVVLPLVRAGSLPPGFVYVPPGDVRFGSAAESSVRDFFNATPLHTVPVQGFLIARHETTYADWLQYLAALPAGERAARQPRVGTGGYAGGLALEPDGNGWRLRFQPGGVRYTARTGEPVRYARRSQRTEQDWRQFPVSGINFADAEAYVTWLSTSGRVPGARLCSELEWERAARGVDGREYPHGNRLGPDEANVDVTYGKDPGGFGPDVVGSHPASRSPFGADDMAGNVWEWTRSWLEPGRPVARGGSFTFNVTSARSSNRELPEASLRDVTVGLRVCADAPVSGG
- a CDS encoding ADYC domain-containing protein, producing MRTLQRVVAACFAVVAVGCGTESSEPEAPSLRTQVAEMVSPNGRNLNGRNLNGRNLNNGELGGMLVSVAYAGATSASGKTLTNVRLQGSVFVGLDGLNPVTGTGFTGAVFVGKLGDGSTLPVRVDSITQGSGGDSDLWSYQVSYQGSDGSWRAVCQDANGGALPAIAVANRWNYLQGVAGGGEKIEDSTAFTFACEGAAIAKCMHFGYKPWATVNGQSLAGHHQACTRMVRADFCGDGASHTTDGQWVNLYDSVGIQADTESWSVEAEWSEAGARCFTSETRAHAPVTCAGFNPIPDCGSTSHFQSGTRLISESPYGVSGL